Proteins from a single region of Synechococcus sp. WH 8109:
- a CDS encoding SufD family Fe-S cluster assembly protein translates to MASSVLVPVQERGRAALEQLGLPSRRQEPWRLTDLKRLATVSELPASASPLSTSLPASLDGVTRLVLNGFDDPLAGQVLPEGITALNAEELEQALGHTLDRCGCAQVWPVEFNHAKAQQILALRVRGRVGPLELVLAAGAGLNATRVLLLLEEKAELELMQVLLAEGASAHSHVLEVHLGQEAQLRHGLLATADGASSLMAHFAVEQEPRSSYAFTSVVQGWNLGRVEPRVVQVDGQAETVLKGLAVTGAEQQLATHTAVRFDGPEGELDQLQKCLAGGQSHAIFNGAISVPRDAQRTNAAQLSRNLLLSDRARVDTKPELEIVADDVRCAHGATVSQLQADELFYLQSRGIAAEDATALLLRGACQEVIAQLPAAAQAWFPLERVMESLAP, encoded by the coding sequence ATGGCAAGCAGTGTGCTGGTGCCAGTGCAGGAGCGCGGTCGAGCCGCGCTTGAACAGCTTGGTCTGCCCAGCCGCCGCCAGGAGCCCTGGCGCCTCACCGACCTAAAACGGCTTGCGACTGTCTCGGAATTGCCGGCCAGTGCCTCGCCACTGTCCACGTCTCTGCCGGCCAGCCTGGACGGGGTGACCCGTCTGGTGCTCAATGGTTTTGATGATCCCCTGGCCGGTCAGGTTCTTCCGGAGGGAATCACTGCGCTGAATGCTGAAGAGCTGGAGCAGGCCCTCGGCCACACCCTCGATCGCTGCGGTTGTGCCCAGGTCTGGCCCGTGGAGTTCAACCATGCCAAAGCCCAGCAGATCCTGGCCCTCAGGGTGCGGGGACGGGTTGGCCCGTTGGAGCTGGTGCTGGCGGCGGGTGCGGGGTTGAACGCCACGCGGGTGTTGCTGCTATTGGAAGAAAAAGCTGAGCTTGAGTTGATGCAGGTGCTGCTGGCTGAGGGGGCGTCGGCCCACAGCCATGTGCTGGAAGTGCATCTGGGGCAGGAGGCCCAACTGCGCCATGGCTTGCTGGCGACGGCGGATGGCGCGTCATCGCTGATGGCCCATTTCGCTGTCGAGCAGGAGCCCCGCAGCTCCTACGCCTTCACTTCTGTGGTTCAAGGCTGGAACCTGGGACGGGTCGAGCCCCGGGTGGTGCAGGTGGATGGCCAGGCAGAGACCGTGCTCAAAGGTCTGGCTGTCACCGGTGCCGAGCAGCAGCTGGCTACCCACACTGCGGTGCGCTTCGACGGGCCGGAGGGGGAGCTAGATCAGTTGCAGAAATGCCTGGCCGGCGGCCAGTCCCACGCGATTTTTAACGGCGCCATCAGTGTTCCCCGCGATGCTCAGCGCACCAACGCTGCGCAGTTGAGCCGCAACCTGTTGCTGTCTGATCGGGCCCGGGTGGACACCAAGCCCGAGCTTGAGATCGTGGCCGACGATGTGCGCTGCGCCCATGGGGCCACCGTGTCGCAGCTTCAGGCCGATGAGCTGTTCTATCTCCAGAGCCGGGGCATCGCTGCGGAGGATGCAACGGCGCTGCTGCTGCGCGGGGCCTGCCAGGAAGTGATTGCCCAGCTTCCTGCTGCTGCGCAGGCTTGGTTCCCCCTGGAGCGCGTGATGGAGAGCCTCGCCCCATGA
- the sufC gene encoding Fe-S cluster assembly ATPase SufC, giving the protein MIRPDAELLLDIQDLHASVEDKPILKGVNLQVRAGEVHAVMGRNGSGKSTLSKVLAGHPAYRVTGGTVRYRGQDLFELEPEERARLGVFLGFQYPVEIPGVSNLEFLRVSTNARREKQGEEELDTFAFEDHVHDKLKVVQMDPAFLERSVNEGFSGGEKKRNEILQMALLEPVVAILDETDSGLDIDALRIVAGGVNQLATEDNATLLITHYQRLLDEITPDYVHVMAAGRILRTGGRELALELEQTGYDWVDQELAAQGAA; this is encoded by the coding sequence GTGATTCGCCCTGACGCTGAGCTGCTGCTCGACATCCAAGACCTGCATGCCTCCGTCGAGGACAAGCCCATCCTCAAGGGAGTGAATCTGCAGGTGAGAGCTGGTGAAGTCCATGCAGTGATGGGTCGCAACGGCAGTGGCAAGAGCACGCTTTCCAAGGTGTTGGCCGGGCATCCGGCCTACCGGGTCACGGGCGGCACAGTTCGTTATCGCGGCCAGGATCTGTTTGAGCTGGAGCCTGAAGAGCGGGCCCGTCTGGGGGTGTTCCTCGGATTTCAGTACCCCGTTGAAATCCCTGGCGTCAGCAACCTGGAATTCTTGCGGGTGTCCACCAATGCCCGACGCGAAAAACAGGGGGAAGAGGAGCTCGACACCTTTGCCTTCGAGGATCATGTGCACGACAAGCTCAAGGTGGTGCAAATGGACCCTGCCTTCCTTGAGCGCAGTGTTAACGAAGGCTTCTCGGGGGGCGAGAAAAAGCGCAACGAGATTCTGCAGATGGCGTTGCTGGAGCCCGTGGTGGCGATCCTGGATGAAACCGATTCCGGCCTGGATATCGATGCCCTGCGCATCGTGGCCGGTGGTGTGAACCAGCTGGCGACGGAAGATAACGCCACGCTGCTCATCACCCACTACCAGCGTCTTCTCGATGAGATCACCCCGGACTATGTGCATGTGATGGCGGCAGGCCGGATTCTGCGTACCGGAGGCCGGGAGCTGGCCCTTGAGCTGGAGCAGACCGGATACGACTGGGTGGATCAGGAACTGGCCGCTCAAGGAGCCGCTTGA
- the sufB gene encoding Fe-S cluster assembly protein SufB, which yields MTSTSTRDLVSQPYKYGFVTEIETDKIAKGLSEEVVRLISAKKEEPDFLLQFRLKAFRHWLTLEEPDWAALGYTEIDYQDIVYYAAPKQLEKKASLDEVDPKLLETFDKLGIPLSEQKRLSNVAVDAVFDSVSIATTYKEKLAEHGVVFCSFSEAVKEHPELIERYLGTVVSSNDNYFAALNSAVFSDGSFVFIPKGVECPMELSTYFRINSGDTGQFERTLIVAEEGASVSYLEGCTAPMFDTSQLHAAVVELVALDDASIKYSTVQNWYAGDENGVGGIYNFVTKRGQCRGHRSRISWTQVETGSAITWKYPSCVLQGADSVGEFYSVALTNNCQQADTGTKMVHVGPRTRSTIVSKGISAGRSSNSYRGLVQMGPNAKGARNYSQCDSMLIGDQAAANTYPYIRSQQPQAAIEHEASTCRISEDQLFYLQSRGIGFEEAVSMMVSGFCRDVFNQLPMEFAAEADKLLALKLEGSVG from the coding sequence ATGACCAGTACCTCCACACGGGATCTCGTCAGCCAGCCGTACAAGTACGGCTTCGTCACCGAGATCGAGACTGACAAGATCGCCAAGGGTCTCAGTGAAGAGGTCGTTCGCCTGATCTCGGCCAAGAAGGAGGAGCCTGATTTCCTGCTGCAGTTCCGGCTCAAGGCGTTTCGCCACTGGCTCACCCTTGAGGAGCCCGACTGGGCTGCCTTGGGTTATACAGAGATTGATTATCAAGACATCGTCTACTACGCGGCTCCCAAGCAGCTGGAGAAGAAGGCCAGCCTCGATGAGGTGGATCCGAAGCTGTTGGAAACCTTCGACAAACTCGGCATCCCGCTGAGCGAGCAGAAGCGCCTCAGCAACGTGGCCGTGGACGCTGTTTTTGACAGCGTTTCGATTGCCACCACTTACAAGGAGAAGCTGGCGGAACACGGGGTGGTGTTCTGCTCCTTCAGTGAGGCGGTCAAAGAGCATCCCGAGCTGATCGAGCGCTACCTCGGCACGGTTGTCTCCAGCAACGACAACTATTTCGCCGCCCTGAACTCAGCCGTGTTCAGCGACGGATCCTTCGTTTTCATTCCGAAGGGTGTTGAGTGCCCGATGGAGCTCTCCACGTACTTCCGGATCAATTCCGGCGACACCGGACAGTTCGAGCGCACCTTGATCGTGGCGGAAGAGGGTGCTTCGGTCAGTTATCTCGAGGGCTGCACGGCACCAATGTTCGACACCAGCCAGCTGCATGCGGCGGTGGTGGAACTGGTGGCCCTCGACGACGCTTCGATCAAATATTCCACGGTTCAGAACTGGTACGCCGGTGATGAAAATGGCGTCGGCGGGATCTACAACTTCGTGACCAAACGAGGCCAGTGCCGCGGTCATCGCAGCCGCATCAGCTGGACCCAGGTAGAGACCGGTTCAGCCATCACCTGGAAATACCCCAGTTGCGTGCTCCAGGGTGCTGATTCGGTGGGTGAGTTCTATTCCGTGGCCCTCACCAACAACTGCCAGCAGGCCGACACCGGTACCAAGATGGTTCATGTCGGACCGCGCACCCGCTCCACGATTGTGAGCAAGGGCATCAGTGCAGGCCGCTCCAGCAACAGCTATCGCGGTCTTGTTCAGATGGGACCCAATGCCAAGGGCGCCCGCAATTACAGCCAGTGCGATTCGATGCTGATCGGCGATCAAGCCGCTGCGAATACCTATCCCTACATCCGTTCACAGCAGCCCCAGGCGGCCATCGAGCACGAGGCCAGCACATGTCGCATCTCCGAAGACCAGCTCTTCTACCTGCAGAGCCGTGGCATCGGGTTTGAAGAGGCCGTCTCGATGATGGTCAGCGGCTTCTGCCGCGACGTCTTCAATCAGCTGCCGATGGAGTTTGCCGCTGAGGCCGACAAATTGCTGGCCCTCAAACTTGAGGGGTCCGTGGGCTGA
- a CDS encoding ferredoxin-thioredoxin reductase catalytic domain-containing protein, producing MSDAPQEPTAESLEVIRKFAETYAQRTGTYFCADPSVTAVVLKGLARHKDDLGGALCPCRHYEDKDAEVSQAFWNCPCVPMRERKECHCMLFLTEDNPFACPEKTQTITTETINATAG from the coding sequence ATGTCCGACGCCCCCCAAGAGCCGACAGCAGAAAGCCTGGAGGTCATCCGTAAGTTCGCTGAAACTTATGCGCAGCGCACCGGCACGTATTTCTGTGCCGACCCCAGTGTCACCGCTGTTGTTCTGAAGGGTCTGGCACGTCACAAGGACGATCTGGGGGGAGCGCTGTGCCCTTGCCGCCATTACGAAGACAAAGACGCCGAGGTCTCACAGGCCTTCTGGAACTGTCCCTGTGTTCCAATGCGCGAGCGCAAGGAATGCCATTGCATGCTCTTCCTCACTGAGGACAACCCCTTCGCTTGCCCTGAGAAGACGCAGACCATCACCACCGAAACGATCAACGCCACCGCCGGCTGA
- a CDS encoding metalloregulator ArsR/SmtB family transcription factor — MSASAPASTRDAVLSLLLERGEVDAGTLADAVGISVQAMRRHLRALADSGLVCASSNASGPGRPSNRWCLTDEGRAQFPDGSGRFALGLLDSMRSHLPEATVRQLLNQQAESKASQYRQSLGEASLEARLEHLARLRRDEGYVTVCSRDDDGVSWRLEEAHCSVQRIAEEFPAVCDQELLLIRRTVPDCRVERVHWRLEGGHACGFRITPLPQG, encoded by the coding sequence ATGAGCGCCTCGGCCCCCGCCAGCACCCGCGACGCCGTGCTCTCCCTGCTGCTTGAGCGCGGGGAGGTGGACGCTGGCACCCTTGCCGATGCCGTGGGCATTTCCGTTCAGGCCATGCGGCGGCACCTGCGCGCCCTCGCCGACAGCGGCTTGGTCTGCGCCAGCAGCAATGCCAGCGGCCCGGGGCGTCCCAGCAACCGCTGGTGCCTCACCGACGAAGGACGGGCCCAGTTCCCCGATGGCAGCGGCCGCTTCGCCCTTGGCCTGCTGGATTCGATGCGCAGCCATCTCCCCGAAGCGACCGTGCGCCAGCTGCTCAATCAGCAGGCGGAGTCGAAGGCCAGCCAATACCGACAAAGCCTTGGCGAAGCCTCCCTGGAGGCTCGCCTCGAACACCTGGCACGGCTTCGGCGCGATGAGGGCTATGTGACCGTCTGCAGCCGGGACGACGACGGCGTGAGCTGGCGGCTCGAGGAGGCCCACTGTTCCGTGCAGCGCATTGCTGAAGAATTTCCCGCGGTCTGCGACCAGGAATTGCTGCTGATTAGGCGCACCGTGCCGGACTGCCGGGTGGAACGGGTGCATTGGCGGCTCGAGGGCGGCCACGCCTGCGGCTTCCGCATCACTCCGTTACCGCAGGGCTGA
- a CDS encoding phycobiliprotein lyase, with amino-acid sequence MLEISDALSFFRLSCGRWTSQRSQHHLLHRRAEAGASFIVVEELLKGDERLAEIAERNNASVEQIVGGCWVRWSGSMAWDRAGESHEDQTMFGLIPEDETGRRGLLLRDRGYAEKAPVAGQFRMDDENGLILTTDYEMMSSLERFWFASENVRLRTSTVQGLSNNASFCIETRQLDDIDQRSPAMASNGAALAPFGW; translated from the coding sequence ATGCTTGAGATCTCAGACGCCCTCAGCTTCTTTCGTCTGAGCTGTGGCCGCTGGACCTCACAGCGCAGCCAGCACCACCTGCTGCATCGCCGCGCCGAAGCCGGCGCCTCCTTCATCGTTGTAGAGGAACTGCTCAAGGGCGACGAACGCCTTGCGGAGATCGCCGAACGCAACAACGCCAGTGTTGAGCAGATCGTGGGGGGCTGCTGGGTGCGCTGGAGCGGATCGATGGCCTGGGATCGGGCCGGTGAATCCCATGAAGACCAGACCATGTTCGGACTGATCCCCGAAGACGAAACGGGGAGACGGGGACTGCTGCTGCGGGATCGCGGTTATGCCGAGAAAGCGCCGGTGGCAGGCCAGTTCCGCATGGACGACGAAAACGGCCTGATCCTCACCACTGACTACGAAATGATGAGCTCCCTGGAGCGCTTCTGGTTCGCCAGCGAGAACGTGCGGCTGCGCACCAGCACGGTGCAAGGACTCTCCAACAACGCCTCCTTCTGCATCGAGACCCGGCAGCTGGACGATATTGATCAGCGCAGCCCTGCAATGGCTTCGAACGGGGCCGCCCTCGCCCCATTCGGCTGGTAA
- a CDS encoding phycobilisome rod-core linker polypeptide, producing MDAVARVAIPLLEYAPITQNSLRSGVPNLRVGSDEGSRAYSLEIADDRDNFDTVVEAGYRQIFFHAFKTDRDVNLESQLKDGQITVRDFIRGLLLSDTFKRTFYGFNSNYKVVRHLCERILGRKVNGKGEELSWSIVIATKGLEGLVDVLLDSTEYLDAFGYDTVPYQRNRVLPGRELGDTPFNITTPRYDEYYRNILGFPQLVFTGGPAKRLPERAKIKKGGSPQDYMAWVSEIGNPRRVGPSTSADMDYLTKVPYRTIGG from the coding sequence GTGGATGCTGTAGCTCGCGTGGCCATTCCTCTTCTGGAGTACGCACCAATCACTCAGAACTCTCTGAGATCAGGTGTTCCGAACCTTCGAGTCGGCTCCGATGAGGGATCCCGGGCTTACTCCCTGGAAATCGCAGACGATCGCGACAACTTCGACACCGTCGTGGAAGCCGGCTATCGGCAAATCTTCTTCCACGCCTTCAAAACCGATCGGGACGTCAACCTTGAGTCCCAGCTGAAGGATGGACAGATCACCGTTCGCGATTTCATTCGCGGCCTCCTCCTTTCGGACACCTTTAAGCGCACCTTCTACGGATTCAACAGCAATTACAAAGTGGTCCGTCACCTTTGCGAGAGGATTCTCGGCCGCAAAGTGAACGGCAAGGGCGAAGAGCTCTCCTGGTCCATCGTGATTGCGACCAAAGGCCTGGAAGGCCTAGTGGATGTTTTGCTCGACAGCACCGAGTACCTCGACGCCTTCGGTTACGACACGGTTCCTTACCAGCGGAACCGCGTTCTTCCCGGCCGTGAGCTCGGCGACACTCCCTTCAACATCACCACCCCCCGCTACGACGAGTACTACCGGAACATTCTTGGCTTCCCCCAACTTGTTTTCACTGGCGGGCCTGCCAAGCGACTTCCGGAGCGCGCGAAGATCAAGAAGGGTGGGTCTCCGCAGGACTACATGGCATGGGTGAGCGAAATCGGCAATCCTCGCCGAGTCGGCCCAAGCACCAGCGCCGATATGGACTATTTGACCAAGGTGCCTTACCGGACCATCGGCGGCTGA
- a CDS encoding DUF4912 domain-containing protein, with translation MSQTLSSLARLTLRQLRQIASDLGVPLYSRKSKETLVDEVAQRQQKRGGDLKAIEAELNAPVIGGSDTRVVFLPRDPQWAYVFWEISEADRKVAQKDGASRLCLRLADVTGMQDGNAHPHTLQEVPVDSHSTEWYLPVPLCDRDYRVELGYRIGASWMSLAFSSVARVPALHPSEQILDQFVPFSLDAAPAESAPVPVTPIESSNSGLHERLYQSATVQFRRRRVGSEEFQEGFDVSGDSSGLNDSGAGLWASGRNESGLGGVAPRQRSFWLVADAELIVYGATDPSARLTIGGEEVPLSTDGTFRIQVPFRDGEQMYAIEATASDGEQKRNITLNFNRETPEDNSNPASEARAEWF, from the coding sequence GTGTCCCAAACCCTGTCATCCCTGGCACGTCTCACCCTTCGTCAACTGCGTCAGATCGCCAGCGACCTAGGGGTGCCGCTCTACAGCCGCAAAAGCAAAGAGACCCTGGTCGACGAGGTTGCCCAGCGTCAGCAAAAGCGTGGTGGAGACCTGAAGGCCATCGAGGCGGAACTCAACGCACCTGTCATCGGCGGTAGCGACACCCGCGTAGTGTTCCTGCCACGGGACCCCCAGTGGGCCTACGTGTTCTGGGAAATCTCCGAGGCCGATCGCAAGGTTGCCCAAAAAGATGGAGCAAGTCGACTTTGCCTGCGCCTGGCTGACGTGACGGGCATGCAAGACGGCAATGCTCATCCGCACACCCTTCAAGAAGTGCCAGTCGACAGTCACAGCACTGAGTGGTACTTGCCTGTGCCCCTCTGCGACCGCGATTACCGGGTGGAGTTGGGCTATCGCATTGGCGCCAGCTGGATGTCCCTGGCCTTCTCCTCCGTGGCCCGCGTGCCCGCTCTTCACCCGAGCGAGCAGATCCTGGATCAGTTTGTGCCCTTCAGCCTCGATGCTGCACCCGCCGAATCCGCTCCAGTCCCCGTCACCCCGATCGAGTCGAGCAACAGTGGCCTGCACGAGCGGCTTTACCAAAGCGCCACGGTTCAGTTCCGCCGCCGTCGGGTTGGCTCTGAAGAATTCCAGGAGGGCTTTGACGTTTCCGGCGACAGCAGTGGTTTGAACGACTCTGGGGCTGGCCTCTGGGCCAGCGGCCGCAACGAGTCTGGCCTTGGTGGCGTGGCTCCTCGCCAACGCTCCTTCTGGCTGGTGGCTGACGCCGAACTGATCGTCTACGGCGCCACCGATCCTTCTGCTCGCCTCACCATCGGTGGCGAAGAAGTGCCTCTCTCCACCGACGGTACCTTTCGGATTCAGGTGCCCTTCCGCGACGGAGAGCAGATGTATGCGATCGAAGCCACTGCCTCCGATGGAGAACAGAAGCGCAACATCACGCTCAACTTCAATCGTGAGACCCCTGAAGACAACAGCAACCCTGCAAGCGAAGCCCGGGCCGAGTGGTTCTGA
- a CDS encoding phospholipase D-like domain-containing protein: MAATLVFGGCSQAGSVFGTASAELAMPKQIDVVFNHNTRSRYLSPLTGEWRHDDELKTWLIEAIDGANEEVLVAVQELSLPRIAQALIAAQQRGIRVAVVLEHNYHQAWSEQRPSRLNPRERQRWHQLNRLADSNRDGTTTADEAFHGDAVAQLQTANVPLIDDTEDGSSGSGLMHHKFLVIDQTIVITGSANLISSGLHGDAGQQL; encoded by the coding sequence ATGGCAGCGACTCTTGTCTTCGGTGGCTGCAGCCAGGCGGGATCGGTCTTTGGCACAGCGTCGGCAGAGCTGGCAATGCCCAAGCAGATCGATGTGGTCTTCAACCACAACACCAGATCGCGTTACCTCTCACCCCTCACAGGAGAGTGGCGCCATGATGACGAGTTGAAGACATGGCTGATTGAAGCCATTGATGGCGCCAACGAGGAGGTGCTGGTGGCCGTTCAAGAGCTCAGTCTTCCGAGGATTGCCCAAGCGCTGATCGCTGCACAACAGCGAGGCATTCGCGTTGCCGTGGTGCTGGAACACAACTACCACCAGGCATGGAGTGAGCAACGGCCCAGCCGGTTGAACCCACGAGAACGACAGCGCTGGCATCAGTTGAACCGCCTGGCCGACAGCAATCGCGACGGCACCACCACTGCGGACGAAGCATTCCACGGTGATGCCGTGGCACAACTGCAAACGGCGAACGTTCCACTGATTGACGACACCGAAGACGGCAGCAGCGGCAGTGGCCTGATGCACCACAAGTTTCTGGTGATCGACCAGACAATAGTGATTACAGGCAGCGCCAATCTCATCAGTTCTGGCCTTCACGGTGATGCGGGTCAACAGCTCTGA
- a CDS encoding phospholipase D-like domain-containing protein encodes MALFVFSAQQLTNVLREQIKRGIEIRLVADPGFASRPFSEVLDLLGVSLPDHTCKVEAGNQPLDQALKDVGSSRLARGDKHHHKFAVIDNRKVITRSFNWSPSTVHTNDKTLLMIHSPQLAQHFTQEMDRLRDGAELGITPQLQGKLNRQKIRCGDGVTRG; translated from the coding sequence ATGGCCCTGTTTGTGTTCTCCGCACAGCAACTCACCAACGTGCTGCGTGAACAGATCAAGCGAGGCATTGAAATCAGGCTGGTCGCCGATCCTGGTTTTGCGAGCCGACCCTTCTCGGAAGTGCTCGATCTGCTGGGGGTCAGCCTTCCTGATCACACCTGCAAGGTAGAAGCGGGTAATCAGCCGTTGGATCAAGCTCTCAAAGACGTTGGCAGCTCTCGCCTTGCGCGGGGTGACAAGCACCATCACAAATTCGCCGTAATCGACAATCGCAAAGTGATCACGAGATCCTTCAATTGGTCGCCCTCTACTGTCCACACCAACGACAAAACCCTGCTGATGATCCACTCACCCCAACTCGCCCAACACTTCACCCAAGAAATGGATCGACTCCGAGATGGAGCAGAACTCGGGATCACACCGCAGCTCCAGGGGAAACTCAACCGTCAAAAAATTCGATGCGGAGATGGAGTAACAAGAGGCTGA
- a CDS encoding alpha-D-glucose phosphate-specific phosphoglucomutase yields MTTSAPAESTQRQVTLATPFTDQKPGTSGLRKSSRQFEEPHYLESFIEASLLTLPGVQGGTLVLGGDGRYGNRRAIDVILRMGAAHGLSKVIVTTGGILSTPAASNLIRQRQAIGGIILSASHNPGGENGDFGVKVNGANGGPTPASFTDAVFECTKTLEQYSIVEAPEIPLDAPGLHSIGAMQVEVIDGVEDFVALMQKLFNFDQIRDLICSDFPLAFDAMHAVTGPYATRLFEGILGALAGSVRNGTPLEDFGNGHPDPNLTYAHDLAELLLEGDEYRFGAACDGDGDRNMILGQRCFVNPSDSLAVLTANATLAPAYANGLAGVARSMPTSAAVDVVAKELGIDCFETPTGWKFFGNLLDAGKITLCGEESFGTGSNHVREKDGLWAVLFWLQILAVRRCSVAEIMAEHWKRFGRHYYSRHDYEAVASDAAHGLYDRLESMLPSLVGQAFAGCKISTADNFSYTDPVDGSVTTGQGLRILLDDGSRVVVRLSGTGTKGATIRVYLESYVPSSGDLNQDPQVALAEMISAINDLAEIKQRTGMDQPTVIT; encoded by the coding sequence ATGACCACCTCGGCCCCTGCGGAATCGACCCAACGCCAGGTGACCCTGGCCACCCCTTTCACCGACCAGAAGCCAGGGACCTCCGGCCTACGCAAGAGCAGTCGCCAATTCGAGGAGCCCCATTACCTGGAGAGCTTCATCGAAGCTTCGCTTCTCACGCTGCCGGGCGTGCAGGGCGGCACCTTGGTGCTCGGGGGCGACGGCCGTTACGGAAACCGCCGTGCCATTGATGTAATCCTGCGGATGGGAGCCGCCCACGGCCTCAGCAAGGTGATCGTCACCACCGGCGGGATCCTCTCCACGCCTGCCGCCTCCAATCTGATCCGACAGCGTCAGGCCATCGGCGGCATCATCCTTTCCGCCAGCCACAACCCGGGTGGTGAGAACGGTGACTTCGGCGTCAAGGTCAACGGCGCCAACGGTGGACCCACTCCCGCCTCCTTCACCGATGCAGTGTTCGAATGCACCAAGACCCTGGAGCAATACTCGATTGTTGAGGCTCCAGAAATCCCACTGGATGCCCCTGGTCTGCACAGCATCGGCGCGATGCAGGTGGAGGTAATCGACGGCGTCGAAGATTTTGTTGCCCTGATGCAGAAGCTGTTCAACTTCGATCAGATCCGAGATCTGATTTGCAGCGACTTCCCCCTGGCCTTTGACGCCATGCATGCCGTCACGGGGCCATACGCCACCCGCTTGTTCGAAGGGATTTTGGGTGCATTGGCGGGAAGCGTGCGCAACGGCACACCCCTGGAAGACTTCGGCAACGGTCACCCCGACCCCAACCTCACTTACGCCCACGACCTGGCTGAACTGCTGCTCGAGGGAGATGAGTACCGCTTCGGCGCCGCCTGCGACGGCGATGGCGATCGCAACATGATCCTGGGCCAGCGCTGCTTTGTGAATCCCAGCGACAGCCTCGCCGTGCTGACTGCTAACGCCACGCTGGCTCCGGCCTACGCCAACGGCCTGGCCGGGGTGGCGCGTTCGATGCCCACCAGCGCTGCGGTGGATGTGGTGGCAAAGGAGCTGGGGATTGACTGCTTCGAAACCCCCACAGGCTGGAAATTCTTCGGCAACCTGCTGGATGCCGGCAAGATCACCCTTTGCGGTGAGGAGAGCTTCGGCACCGGCAGCAACCACGTGCGCGAGAAAGATGGTCTCTGGGCAGTGCTGTTCTGGCTGCAGATCCTGGCCGTGCGCCGCTGCAGCGTCGCCGAGATCATGGCCGAACACTGGAAGCGCTTCGGACGCCACTACTACTCGCGTCACGACTACGAGGCCGTCGCCAGCGACGCCGCCCATGGCCTCTACGACCGCCTCGAATCCATGCTGCCGAGCCTGGTGGGCCAGGCCTTTGCTGGATGCAAGATCAGCACAGCCGACAACTTCAGCTACACCGATCCGGTTGATGGTTCTGTGACAACGGGCCAGGGTCTGCGCATCCTTTTGGATGACGGCAGCCGGGTCGTGGTGCGCCTCTCCGGTACAGGCACAAAGGGAGCGACGATTCGCGTCTACCTGGAGAGCTATGTGCCCAGCAGCGGCGACCTCAACCAGGATCCCCAGGTCGCCCTGGCCGAGATGATCAGCGCCATCAACGACCTGGCGGAGATCAAGCAACGCACGGGCATGGATCAACCAACCGTGATCACCTGA